In the genome of Cyanobacterium sp. T60_A2020_053, one region contains:
- a CDS encoding spermidine synthase, with product MAGSQVNADVWISEYITPYDIYVHGITNILAHAKTPYQDMYIVESGAYGKALVLDGKWQSCTGDEFLYHEALVHPAMINHPHPENVLVLGGGEGATVREVFRWQSVKKATMVDIDGEVVEACRQHLPEMHQGAFDDPRLELVIGDAFEVLDTTGAQWDIVISDLSDPIEEGPSFQLFTQEYFARLKKVLRDNGIVVIQAGPIAPANLHIHGRLVNTLKTVFSHVHAYFAPTCTYGSAWGFAIASEQNFDTIPDPDKIDRLLEQKTTNDFRSFDGISLLGMLQTPGYVRQAIQNETEVYTMKKPPKFFGQGVKQG from the coding sequence ATGGCAGGTTCTCAAGTCAATGCGGATGTATGGATTAGCGAATATATTACTCCCTATGACATTTATGTACACGGTATTACCAATATTTTAGCGCACGCCAAAACTCCCTATCAGGATATGTATATCGTCGAAAGTGGCGCTTATGGTAAAGCATTAGTTTTAGATGGCAAATGGCAATCTTGCACCGGAGATGAATTTCTCTATCATGAAGCCTTAGTTCATCCGGCAATGATAAATCATCCTCATCCTGAAAATGTGTTGGTTTTAGGTGGCGGGGAGGGCGCTACCGTGCGGGAAGTTTTCCGTTGGCAATCAGTAAAAAAAGCCACGATGGTTGACATTGATGGAGAAGTAGTGGAAGCCTGTCGTCAGCATTTACCAGAAATGCACCAAGGCGCTTTTGATGATCCTCGTTTAGAATTAGTTATTGGTGACGCTTTTGAGGTTTTGGATACTACGGGCGCTCAATGGGATATAGTTATTTCTGATCTTTCTGATCCTATCGAAGAAGGTCCTTCTTTTCAATTATTTACTCAAGAATATTTTGCCCGTTTGAAAAAAGTATTAAGAGATAATGGTATCGTAGTGATTCAAGCTGGACCTATCGCCCCAGCTAACTTACACATTCACGGGCGCTTGGTTAATACCTTAAAAACAGTGTTTAGTCATGTCCATGCCTATTTTGCTCCTACTTGTACTTATGGTTCAGCTTGGGGCTTTGCCATTGCTTCTGAACAGAATTTCGATACCATCCCTGATCCTGATAAAATTGATCGTTTATTAGAGCAAAAAACTACTAACGACTTTCGCTCTTTTGATGGCATTAGTTTGTTAGGAATGCTACAAACACCGGGTTATGTGCGCCAAGCCATTCAAAATGAAACGGAAGTTTATACCATGAAAAAACCGCCGAAATTTTTTGGTCAAGGTGTCAAACAAGGATAA
- the tsaE gene encoding tRNA (adenosine(37)-N6)-threonylcarbamoyltransferase complex ATPase subunit type 1 TsaE, which produces MIDSQTYFLKDDEETKQLGYNLSLTLTPNTVILLRGEMGAGKTTLIQGVGAGLGITEAIVSPTFTLVNEYLEGRIPLYHIDLYRLDGEEIADLRLENYWQGREVEAGITAIEWAQLLPYFPDNYLLIDLTLTEDGGRKAVISV; this is translated from the coding sequence ATGATTGATTCTCAAACTTATTTTTTGAAGGATGACGAGGAGACAAAACAACTCGGTTACAATCTATCTTTAACGTTAACGCCTAATACTGTTATCCTGTTGCGAGGGGAGATGGGCGCTGGTAAAACTACTTTGATTCAGGGGGTGGGCGCTGGGTTAGGTATTACTGAAGCGATTGTGTCACCGACTTTTACTCTCGTTAATGAGTATTTAGAAGGGCGCATCCCTCTTTATCATATTGATTTATATCGTCTTGATGGTGAAGAAATTGCTGATTTACGTTTAGAAAATTACTGGCAAGGTAGGGAGGTTGAGGCTGGTATTACGGCTATTGAGTGGGCGCAGTTACTGCCTTATTTCCCTGACAATTATTTACTTATTGATTTAACCCTCACGGAAGACGGAGGAAGAAAAGCCGTTATTTCAGTTTGA
- a CDS encoding FHA domain-containing protein, giving the protein MTAQPHTAHILVVEDDKGRRELLLKKNKYSIGRGQRCDIVIQSPFVSRHHATIMRIFDENGYAHYHIVDGDGKNLSANGILVNGRKVNNLQLKTGDKVVFGPQVFVIYHQSNRDVFATLPPDDPFDITLIDPAMMGTDFEN; this is encoded by the coding sequence ATGACAGCCCAACCCCATACAGCCCATATTTTAGTTGTTGAAGACGATAAAGGCAGAAGAGAACTTTTGCTGAAAAAAAATAAATATTCTATAGGTAGAGGGCAACGGTGTGATATTGTCATTCAATCTCCCTTCGTTTCCCGTCATCACGCCACCATCATGCGTATTTTTGACGAAAACGGCTACGCCCATTATCACATCGTTGATGGCGACGGCAAAAATCTTAGCGCTAACGGCATTTTAGTTAACGGGCGCAAAGTTAATAATTTACAACTCAAAACCGGTGATAAAGTAGTTTTTGGTCCTCAAGTGTTTGTTATTTACCATCAATCTAACCGAGATGTATTTGCCACCTTGCCCCCAGATGATCCCTTTGATATTACCTTAATCGATCCTGCTATGATGGGAACAGATTTTGAAAATTAA